GAGCTACTCGAATCTATACGATCTTCGTTCCTTCCTTTGGTGGCCATTTCTCGTTTCGAGCTCCCAGATAATCACGGGCAGGTCCTACCACTGTTGATGATGGATGACGCCCACTCCATTAGTCGCGAGCAACACGACGCCCTCTTGAACCACCTATCCAGTCGAGAAGTCGTTATTGGGCGTTGGGTTCTACAACGAATGGAAGCATTAGATGCTGAAGGTGTAATCGCCTGGGGGGACGAAACAAGACCTAATCCTACAAGTGGCCTGCAAAGGAGCCGGTCCGTTCTCGATATTCGAATGACCCAGTCTTACGATGAGGCGAGAGGCGCCGTTCGTAAGCGGTTTCGGAAAGCAGTAGCTGAGTTGGTATCCCGCAATATTGCGCAAATGCCGAACCTGACAAGGTTGGGCATCACCATTCCCAACTTAGAGGAGCGGAGCGAGCCGACGGATAAGCAGCTCGAAAAGCTGAACAAGCGTATGGAAAGCGCGATTTCGCAATTGGAGCTACCCCCCGCACAAGTAAAGCAAATCGTCGATGGCGTCAGAGAGTATCTGCGAGAGAAGCCGCAGTACAGCTCGAACGGACTACTTCCCCCGATGGCAACAATTCTCTTGCACCGCCAGTTCAAACGCACCCCCCAGAGGTCGTTGTTCGACGAGAGTTCACAGCCTGAACTAGCGGAAGAGGTACAAGTTGCCGCTGATCCCGGTATTCTCGCCGGAGCACAAGTTCACGCGTGGCACCGGGCCGGCCTTTCCTACCTAGGGGGCCTTGATACGCTAGCAGATCTCGGCAGCGAGAACGCTGAAACAGCCCTCCAACTTGCCTGGCAGATTATTCGATTACTTGAGGCTTCGTTGATCGCGTATGACCGCCGCGGGTCCACGGCACTGAGCGTCAATGACCAACACGAAGCGCTCCGACGCGAATCCGAGCGAATTCTTAGCGAATGGAGCTTCCCTTATGCGGTCGAGGTGCGTCGACTCGTGGATCGAATTGCACGACGGTGCGTTGATCGTAGCTTGGAAGACTCAGCGCCGCTTGGCGGTGGTGCGCACGCAATAGGAATTGACCAAGAGAAATTCGGCGCCGTGCTTGAAGAACCCCGATTCCGCGAGGTATTGCGCTTTGCGTGTGGGTACAACGCTCTTGTACTGACACCTGGGAGAAGAGCCAAGGGCAAGATCTGGACATTACTCGAACTCTGCGGTCCTGCGATAGCGGCCCATGGATTGACGACCAGTCGAGGCGGATTCATTCCGCTAAAGGTGAACGAACTGATTGCCATGATCGACGAGGCGGAGTAATGAATAGTTGCCGCTGGGAAGAAGGACTGGCACACCTCGGCGAAGAAGTCCCCGAATTCCTGGATTCATTATTGTCCGATGGGACCAGGAACGTCCTTTACATCGCGGGAGCTGGCTTTGATCCGCGGTCATCGCAATTGCCAAGTATAGTTGCGAAGAACGGGGTTTCACGCCGAGGAATCTTTATAAGAGAAGAGCGTCCGAACCCCGATTACGAACTGGTGAGGCGCGGCGACGATAACGCAGAGGTGCTTGGACGCCTATATCCAACCTCCGATGTTATCTCTGTGCACATATTCGATGAGGAACACGCCGTTGTCGGCGGGCAAAGTGTTTGCCTGAAGATCCGGGACTGCCTCTCGGATTCTCAACTAAACGAATTTACCGACGTCATTGTTGACATATCAGCCCTTTCAATTGGCGTGAGCTTTCCAATAGTGGGGCTGCTTTTTGAGAAGCTTGACCAACAGGACAGAATCAATCTGCATGTTGTTGCAGCTGCTTCACCGCAATCTGGGCAATTCGCCGAGATTGCGGAGTTTGCAGAACGTTATCAGCACCCTAAAGGTTTTAAGGGCGACCGGTCGGAAGCGGACGACACTGTTCGGCTTTGGTTGCCACAGCTCACTTCGGCAAAGAAACGTGCCTTTTCTAACCTTTACAAGGAATTAGAGCCTAGAGAAGTCTGCCCAATTTTTCCTTTTCCCTGCCATGAGCCGCGCCAGGTTGAGCAACTGCTTGAGGACTTCAGTGGTGAGCTCACCGACGAATGGGGTGTGGACTTGCATCAGATGCTCTTTGCTGCAGAACACGACCCGCTTGATCTTTATAGAACCATCGCTCGCGTGCATGTCACGCGCAAGGATGTGTACGACCGAGCGGGGCGTTTGTCAGCAACGGTCTTGTCACCAATAGGGTCCAAAGCGCAGGCAATCGGGGCCTTGATGGCTGCACTGGAGTTCGACCTGCCGGTGGCTTACGTCGAGGCGCGTCGCTTCGTTCCAAGTCAAGAGCCATGCTCTGGAGAATTGGACTCGACGCGACTTGTTCATGTTTGGCTCCTTGGGGAGGTGTATCCTCTACACAGGTCAGGAGCGTCAAATGACACTTGAGCATGTAGCCATCGGTACGCCGAGAAGCGCCCTCGTCACCGGGTTTGTCGCGCTCGACGTATTGCATGTTGATGGGGCCGCTCGGGGCTCTCGTTACCGCGCGGGGGGAACTGCAGGCAATGTTGCAGCCATTCTAGGGGCGCTTGGGTGGGGAACGACGATCGCAGGCCCAAGGCGTGGGTCGTTAGTTTCCAACTTGGCGGTTGGTGACTTCGAACGCTGTGGGGCGGTTTATCATGAGTTGTACGATCAAGATTTCCCCGTCGTCGTCGAACATTTGCAACGCGGTGAATCGCACCGTTTCTCATTCAGTTGTCCGACCTGTGGGCATGGGTTCCCTACTTTCCGGCGAAGCACATCCCCCCTCCCGGAGCTTGCCTCCTTATTGCAAGGCCGGGACGTCTTCTTCGTAGATCGCTTATTTCCAGGAGTGGTTGAAGCAGCTTTCGCTGCGCGAGAACGTGGAACCGTGGTCGTTTATGAGCCCTCGGATCCTGCGGATCAGCCTTGGTCGGCCGAGATGCTAGCCACCGCAGATATAGTTAAGTATTCGTCAGACAGGGAGAAGAAAATGCCCTGGTTAACCGATGGGTCCGATTCATTGGTCGTGAGGACAGAAGGGGCTAAAGGCGCGGCATGGCGCTGGCGCGACATCTCAGTCGAAGACTGGCGCACGCTTCCCGCTAGCCCTGCCGCAAATGTGGTTGATACCTGCGGAGCCGGCGACTGGATGACTGCAGGTTTACTGATGGGCATGTTTGAACTCATGAGCGCTCACCGACAAGGTATAAGCCCGCAAGAGGTCGACCGAGAAGTGCTTGCAGCACAAAAGCTCGCGTCGTGGAGTTGCAGGTTCGCGGGTGCTCGGGGTGCTCTTTACGAAGCAGGCGCGCGCGAGGCGCTTCGTCACCTATCCGGCGATCGATCATTAGTATCCGCGGTCGATAGTCATGCCCTCGTGGAACCGGTAGAAGCCATTGAGTCTTGCGTGGTGTGCACCGGAGCGTGACTCAATCACCGTGCTCCTACGGCGCCAACAAGTCCGCCAAATCTCTGAGGGCCGCAGCTAGTTGACGGGCTGTCAACGGCTGTTGCGCGACGCGCTCCGAGATTAAGTGCCGGGCGACCTCCGTAGACTTTTTCCTGCACGTCAAATAATTAAAAATCTCTACTAGAGTTGGCGTCTCTCGCGGCGGCTCACTGTTCAGAGCTGCACCTACGGC
This is a stretch of genomic DNA from Lacipirellulaceae bacterium. It encodes these proteins:
- a CDS encoding PfkB family carbohydrate kinase; protein product: MTLEHVAIGTPRSALVTGFVALDVLHVDGAARGSRYRAGGTAGNVAAILGALGWGTTIAGPRRGSLVSNLAVGDFERCGAVYHELYDQDFPVVVEHLQRGESHRFSFSCPTCGHGFPTFRRSTSPLPELASLLQGRDVFFVDRLFPGVVEAAFAARERGTVVVYEPSDPADQPWSAEMLATADIVKYSSDREKKMPWLTDGSDSLVVRTEGAKGAAWRWRDISVEDWRTLPASPAANVVDTCGAGDWMTAGLLMGMFELMSAHRQGISPQEVDREVLAAQKLASWSCRFAGARGALYEAGAREALRHLSGDRSLVSAVDSHALVEPVEAIESCVVCTGA